A stretch of the Streptomyces venezuelae genome encodes the following:
- a CDS encoding PadR family transcriptional regulator codes for MALEHAILVSLLEKPGSGYELARRFDRSIGYFWTATHQQIYRVLKRMEGDGWIDVRDVPQQARPDKKEYSVTAAGRDALSAWLHEPIQPDSVRHELAVKIRGAAFDDPAALIREVERHHREHAGRLTHYLAGELRDFTGPEAPAGAGDAGRELQHVVLRGGIAYERMTLAWLEDVLATLRRLAAS; via the coding sequence ATGGCGCTTGAGCACGCGATCCTTGTCTCCCTGCTGGAGAAGCCGGGCTCCGGATACGAGCTGGCCCGCAGGTTCGACCGGTCCATCGGATACTTCTGGACCGCGACCCACCAGCAGATCTACCGCGTGCTCAAACGCATGGAGGGTGACGGCTGGATCGACGTCCGCGATGTGCCGCAGCAGGCGCGGCCGGACAAGAAGGAGTACTCCGTCACCGCCGCCGGCCGGGACGCGCTCTCCGCCTGGCTGCACGAGCCGATCCAGCCCGACAGCGTCCGGCACGAGCTCGCGGTGAAGATCCGCGGCGCCGCCTTCGACGACCCGGCCGCCCTGATCCGCGAGGTCGAGCGGCACCACCGGGAGCACGCCGGCCGGCTGACCCACTACCTCGCGGGGGAGCTGCGCGACTTCACCGGGCCGGAGGCCCCCGCCGGGGCGGGCGACGCCGGACGGGAGCTCCAGCACGTCGTGCTCCGCGGCGGCATCGCCTACGAGCGCATGACCCTCGCCTGGCTGGAGGACGTCCTCGCCACCCTCCGCCGTCTCGCCGCGTCCTGA